In Chiloscyllium plagiosum isolate BGI_BamShark_2017 chromosome 30, ASM401019v2, whole genome shotgun sequence, a genomic segment contains:
- the LOC122564650 gene encoding zinc finger and SCAN domain-containing protein 2-like has translation MEKPEEFLPVEKPWKCGNCGKGFRAPSALETHQRSHTGERPFSCPVCGRAFSDYSNLMTHQRIHTGEKPFSCPKCGKAFSNSSALLTHQQIHMGEKPFSCPECGKAFSSSPNLLRHQRVHRGERPFSCPECGKSFTQASTLLTHRRIHTGERPFSCPECGKTFSDSSNLLTHRQVHTRERPFSCPECGKAFSKSSDLLKHQRIHTGEKPFSCPDCGKAFSNSSHLQTHQRVHTGERPFSCPECGKTFSNSSNRLKHQRVHTGERPFSCPECGKTFSDSSDLLKHQRVHTAERPFTCSQCRKGFTRSSHLQRHQRVHVPLQGD, from the coding sequence atggagaaacctgagGAATTCCTTCCTGtggagaaaccatggaagtgtggcAACTGTGGGAAAGGCTTTCGTGCCCCATCTGCCCTGGAGACTCATCAGCGcagccacactggggagaggccgttctcctgccctGTCTGTGGGAGGGCCTTCAGCGATTACTCTAACCTGATGACCCACCAGCGcatccacactggggagaagccgttctcctgccccaagtgcgggaaggccttcagcaattcctccgccCTGCTCACCCACCAGCAGATCCACATGGGGGagaagcccttcagctgcccagagtgcgggaaggccttcagcagtTCCCccaacctgctgaggcaccaACGGGTCCACAGAGGcgaaaggcccttcagctgccccgagtgtgggaagagctttacccaggcctccaccctgctgacccaccggcgaatccacaccggggagaggcccttcagctgccctgagtgcgggaagactttcagtgattcctccaacctgctgacccaccggcaGGTCCACAcgagggagaggcccttcagctgccccgagtgcgggaaggccttcagcaagtcctctgacctgctcaagcaccagcggatccacacgggggagaAGCCCTTCAGTTGCCCCGattgtgggaaggccttcagcaattcctcccacctgcagacccaccagcgggtccacaccggggagaggccgttctcctgccccgagtgcgggaagaccttcagcaattcctccaaccGGCTGAAGCACCAGcgagtccacacaggggagaggcccttcagctgccccgagtgcgggaagaccttcagcgattcctctgacctgctgaagcaccagcgggtccacaccgcggagaggccattcacctgctctcagtgcaggaagggcttcacccgctcctcccacctCCAGCGGCACCAGCGAGTTCATGTGCCACtgcagggggattga